The proteins below come from a single Cryptococcus gattii WM276 chromosome D, complete sequence genomic window:
- a CDS encoding uncharacterized protein (Similar to TIGR gene model, INSD accession AAW46677.1), which yields MDFTHKALRSFSTSSDSSAISATSTIPSSSTYSRAWEDMIDRLASHKVRLSSLFVNTTFDLWSGGNIRLNGLDLTLTIGDAEGLFKAMKTDERFQIIRYVFFDDEKEDWKASFIRAHSSPCSVFSSDSE from the exons ATGGATTTCACCCACAAAGCTCTTcgctccttctccacctcttctgATAGTTCTGCCATCTCCGCGACGTCTACCATCccctcttcatcaacaTACTCGAGAGCTTGGGAAGACATGATCGACAGACTGGCTTCTCACAAGGTCCgtctttcttcccttttt GTTAATACCACATTCGATCTCTGGTCTGGCGGGAATATCCGTCTCAATGGTTTGGATCTTACCCTCACTATTGGCGATGCCGAGGGGCTTTTCAAGGCTATGAAGACAGACGAGCGA TTCCAGATTATTCGCTACGTGTTCTTCGACGACGAGAAAGAAGACTGGAAG GCTTCCTTCATTCGCGCTCACTCATCCCCGTGTTCAGTCTTTTCCTCGGACTCCGAGTAA
- a CDS encoding uncharacterized protein (Similar to TIGR gene model, INSD accession AAW46663.1) has protein sequence MSKLESRSSLEVIKDEAARDSVTKVEEVAEILAYSFTKEENRSVVRKFDLHILPLVWACYLFNSLDRNNVSNAKSDGMTTDLNFPDEGYSIMLTVFTVPFACLVVPGVMLTRKIGPKITIPGYMFGWGAMAMINAACKNFAGVLVVRLVLGAFEAGFAASLIFYLTTFYTRGELGKRVAAFYSCQALSGAFSGLIAYGVFQMDSKLWGWQILFLIEGAFTVAFAILAGLMLPWSPSTASFLTDREKEVARLRILKDGSTTVNAKFNRKVFFKPLKDWKFYIFASIALCYGVATFVAGSFLTQIIGRFHYSVVKTNLFTVAPYAVGTIALCVTAWSSDRFRERGFHLASSIILVFIGCILLVALPVTSIGPAYFATFLITAGAFTPSVIFHTWHQCNDPTEDGRAFRVGAYTFLANLGGIVSAQIFLDKWSPAYIIPLGITAGIESLAAILIIGLRMWMYIDNRKRNEAQGVSWQSKDVPTEVLAEGPKNPMFRHFY, from the exons ATGTCAAAGTTAGAATCAAGATCGTCGCTTGAAGTTATCAAAGACGAAGCTGCTCGAGACTCTGTCACCAAGGTCGAAGAGGTGGCCGAGATCTTAGCCTATTCTTTTaccaaagaagaaaacCGATCCGTCGTACGCAAGTTTGATTTGCATATCTTACCTTTAGTCTGGG CTTGTTATCTCTTCAACTCCCTCGACCGTAACAATGTCTCTAACGCCAAATCAGATGGAATGACAACCGACCTCAACTTCCCTGACGAAGGCTATAGCATTATGCTTACCGTCTTTACCGTCCCCTTCGCCTGCCTTGTCGTTCCCGGTGTCATGCTCACAAGAAAGATTGGTCCAAAGATCACTATTCCCGGTTATATGTTTGGCTGGGGTGCGATGGCAATGATTAATGCTGCATGTAAGAACTTTGCAGGTGTTCTCGTTGTTCGTTTGG TTCTGGGTGCCTTCGAGGCTGGTTTCGCTGCGTCTTTGATTTTCTACCTTACCACTTTTTACACTAGAGGAGAACTTGGCAAG CGAGTCGCCGCCTTCTACTCCTGTCAGGCTCTCTCCGGTGCTTTCTCCGGCCTTATCGCCTACGGTGTCTTCCAAATGGACTCCAAATTATGGGGCTGGCAAatccttttcctcatcGAAGGTGCTTTCACTGTCGCCTTTGCCATCCTTGCCGGACTCATGCTTCCATGGTCCCCTAGCACGGCGTCATTCTTGACCGACCGAGAGAAGGAGGTTGCCCGCCTTCGTATCTTGAAGGATGGTTCCACCACCGTCAACGCTAAGTTTAACAGGAAGGTCTTCTTCAAGCCTTTGAAGGACTGGAAGTTTTATATCTTTGCTTCTATTG CTCTCTGCTACGGTGTCGCCACTTTTGTGGCTGGCAGTTTCCTCACTCAGATCATTGGCCGATTCCATTACTCCGTTGTCAAGACCAACCTCTTCACCGTTGCCCCCTACGCCGTAGGCACCATTGCACTCTGCGTCACCGCTTGGTCCTCAGACCGTTTCCGTGAACGAGGTTTCCACCTTGCCTCTTCTATTATTCTCGTATTTATCGGATGCATCCTTTTGGTCGCGCTTCCCGTCACAAGCATCGGCCCGGCTTACTTTGCTACTTTCCTTATTACGGCGGGCGCCTTCACTCCAAGTGTCATATTCCACACTTGGCACCAGTGTAACGACCCTACTGAAGATGGTCGAGCCTTCCGAGTTGGCGCTTACA CTTTCCTTGCCAACTTGGGTGGTATCGTTTCTG CCCAAATCTTCCTTGACAAATGGTCGCCCGCATACATCATCCCCCTCGGTATTACTGCCGGTATTGAGAGCCTTGCTgccatcctcatcatcggTTTACGGATGTGGATGTACATTGACAACCGAAAGAGAAATGAAGCTCAAGGTGTCAGCTGGCAGAGCAAAGATGTCCCCACCGAGGTTTTGGCCGAGGGACCAAAGAACCCTATGTTCCGTCACTTCTATTGA
- a CDS encoding Hypothetical Protein (Similar to TIGR gene model, INSD accession AAW46674.1), whose amino-acid sequence MRNPSPTLILLAALPLASATHLSNKLQDKVYNVMEDISTHSWENGTKAQAILESKYPSYSVFASSSPIPLPDKFDENDIKDVVGVAEVTMSNRPSTNTSAAAHGGSTLLEDDAAGDPASLGVTILLANASTGNAQVNGVSYGDAAREELNYLLYDVPKTSAGAISHRADQVQLWSDSVYMVPPFLAYYGALDNNQTLLQQAYQQCKLYRDALRQSSGLWIHITGGNGTSDTNLWATGNGWAAAGMLRVWATINWSSFSDQLNSEMSDLESWVREILDASKPYITSNGIFYNYINNTSSFEDASSAALMSHVGLRLSTLGITNDYVDMALGLLSAASSYVNSTGYLTQVVNPLDFSEQGEESPEGQSFLVMAYAAHKDWNNAGRAGHTNNDGLGSKSGALPQIGGLRCAVVVATGIFATLVTL is encoded by the exons ATGAGGAATCCAAGTCCCACTCTGATCCTACTGGCTGCCTTGCCCTTGGCATCAGCAACACATCTCAGCAACAAACTCCAGGACAAGGTGTATAATGTTATGGAAGACATTTCTACCCATAG CTGGGAAAATGGTACCAAAGCGCAGGCTATCCTCGAGAGCAAATATCCCAGCTACTCTGTCTTTGCCTCGTCATCTCCGATTCCTCTTCCGGATAAATTTGACGAGAATGACATTAAGGACGTCGTTGGTGTGGCCGAAGTGACCATGAGTAATCGCCCGTCGACCAACACTTCTGCTGCAGCTCATGGTGGTAGCACTCTGCTTGAGGACGACGCTGCTGGTGACCCCGCCAGCTTGGGTGTGACCATACTTCTGGCCAATGCAAGCACAGGCAATGCACAAGTTAATGGAGTCAGTTACGGTGATGCAGCGAGAGAAGAGCTCAATTATCTTCTGTACGACGTCCCCAAG ACATCTGCTGGAGCTATCTCTCACCGAGCGGATCAAGTACAACTGTGGTCAGACAGTGTTTACATGGTTCCACCTTTCCTTG CATACTACGGTGCCCTCGATAACAACCAAACACTCCTTCAACAAGCGTATCAGCAATGTAAGCTTTATCGAGACGCACTCCGTCAATCCAGCGGATTATGGATTCACATCACAGGCGGCAATGGAACTTCGGACACTAACCTTTGGGCAACTGGTAATGGTTGGGCTGCGGCGGGAATGTTAAGGGTTTGGGCAACCATCAACTGGTCGAGCTTTTCGGACCAATTGAATAGTGAGATGAGCGATTTGGAGTCATGGGTGAGGGAAATTCTTGACGCATCCAAGCCTTACATT ACGAGTAACGGCATCTTCTACAATTACATTAACAATACTTCTTCATTCGAAGACGCCTCTTCAGCAGCCCTCATGTCTCACGTTGGTCT TCGTTTATCAACCCTTGGCATCACCAATGACTATGTCGACATGGCTCTCGGTCTCCTTTCCGCTGCATCGTCCTACGTAAACTCCACTGGATACCTTACACAAGTCGTCAACCCCCTCGATTTCTCTGAGCAGGGTGAAGAATCTCCTGAAGGACAGAGTTTCCTTGTGATGGCGTACGCTGCACATAAGGACTGGAACAATGCTGGACGAGCAGGGCATACGAACAATGATGGTTTGGGATCGAAAAGTGGGGCCTTACCACAAATTGGCGGACTGCGATGTGCGGTGGTCGTTGCAACTGGGATATTTGCTACCCTGGTGACATTATAA
- a CDS encoding Uroporphyrin-III C-methyltransferase, putative (Similar to TIGR gene model, INSD accession AAW46676.1): MSSSASPPPLWISFWMLLTTLIVSWALLNIVEILLAVDYLYLRHISPRDKRLQKYHAVAPLVGFAGAVMTASKTILYFLQEYLCGWCNVGHNDRRTFWMVWVIPNGTWIILPTIVSIVLGRYIAAALERDAIYSPASNSLPPAEFVAGKSDTTLTEEPTQLSAALPLTFHPRALSVLIVGSNRLAATRALSFLEADAKVFLLTTSEVVVKEVKELEESGRISLLQNAASNSVVWSELLAKHDISLACVTDTLISTPSRRSFASATVIYQTCLSLHIPINISDQPLLSTYTFPSVHRFAGADGPSHLQVAVSTNGQGCRMSGRIKREIVSRLPADVGKAVDNVGRLRTRAKARAKISEEDDGPLNTPVPQLSTPSTSRPNSDGEVTQQLSEEEQQLRRMRWVYQMSEYYSFEHLAKISNEEMDKALEIWGQRDEGYLPHHDAKVANPSEKKGRILLIGSGPGHPGLLTMAAHTALRTATLVLSDKLVPAEILALIPDSTKLHIAKKFPGNAEGAQNEMMELALEGAQRGETVVRLKQGDPFVYGRGGEEVLYFRQHGVESTVIPGISSALAAPLMMGIPVTQRGVAESLVLCTGVGRQGKAVQLPGYVKSRTLVMLMGVARISQIIEVLTSSNAAGRDGAAYPPHLPIAVIERASSPDQRVILSTLEKIQPALKQVDERPPGMMLVGWAALALEGEGRVDVLDRAEDCEVEMVESWLAEGQEGEIKGWKIREGLNDEWRGILNGII; encoded by the exons ATGAGCTCCTCAGCCTCTCCCCCACCCCTCTGGATATCATTCTGGATGCTTCTCACGACTCTTATCGTCTCATGGG CTCTTCTTAACATCGTTGAAATCCTCCTCGCCGTCGATTACCTCTACCTCCGACACATTTCCCCTCGAGACAAGCGCTTGCAAAAGTACCATGCCGTAGCGCCATTAGTCGGATTTGCTGGAGCTGTTATGACTGCTTCAAAGACAATTTTGTACTTCCTCCAGG AATATCTCTGCGGCTGGTGCAATGTTGGTCACAACGACAGGCGAACATTCTGGATGGTTTGGGTTATCCCCAACGGAACGTGGATAATCCTTCCTACTATCGTATCTATCGTCCTCGGCCGATACATTGCTGCTGCTCTTGAACGTGATGCCATCTACTCTCCGGCCTCCAACTCCCTGCCGCCCGCCGAATTCGTCGCCGGGAAATCAGATACCACTCTGACCGAAGAACCAACCCAACTCTCGgctgctcttcctctcaCTTTCCACCCTCGCGCCTTGTCCGTCCTTATTGTCGGTTCCAATCGCCTCGCCGCTACTCGAGCGCTTTCTTTCCTTGAAGCCGACGCCAAAGTCTTTCTCCTTACAACATCCGAAGTGGTGGTCAAAGAGGTCAAGGAGCTTGAGGAAAGTGGCCGGATTTCTCTCCTCCAGAATGCAGCCTCGAACTCCGTTGTCTGGTCAGAACTTCTTGCGAAACATGACATCTCCCTCGCATGCGTTACCGATACTCTCATCTCCACTCCGTCTCGCCGCTCTTTCGCTTCTGCGACAGTCATCTACCAAACCTGTTTATCCCTCCACATCCCTATCAACATTTCCGATCAgcctcttctctccacTTACACTTTCCCTTCTGTACACCGTTTCGCTGGTGCCGATGGCCCTTCGCACTTGCAAGTGGCAGTATCGACTAACGGTCAAGGATGTCGAATGAGCGGACGGATAAAGCGGGAAATTGTCAGCAGACTACCTGCAGACGTAGGTAAAGCAGTTGATAACGTTGGGAGACTCCGTACAAGAGCCAAAGCTCGAGCCAAGATCTCGGAAGAAGACGATGGGCCTCTCAATACGCCCGTGCCCCAACTCTCTACCCCATCCACCTCCCGTCCCAACTCTGATGGAGAAGTCACTCAGCAGCTGAGCGAAGAGGAGCAACAAttgagaaggatgaggTGGGTGTATCAAATGTCAGAGTACTACAGCTTTGAACATCTCGCGAAAATTTCAAATGAAGAGATGGACAAGGCTTTGGAAATATGGGGTCAGCGAGACGAAGGTTACCTCCCTCACCACGACGCAAAGGTAGCCAACCCTTCAGAGAAGAAAGGCCGTATCCTCCTTATCGGTTCCGGGCCCGGTCACCCTGGTCTGCTCACCATGGCCGCCCACACCGCACTCCGTACCGCCACCCTTGTCCTCTCCGACAAACTCGTGCCCGCCGAGATCCTCGCTCTCATCCCCGACTCTACCAAACTCCACATCGCAAAGAAATTTCCCGGTAATGCTGAGGGCGCACAGAATGAAATGATGGAACTTGCTCTCGAAGGTGCACAAAGGGGTGAGACGGTCGTCAGGCTGAAGCAGGGTGATCCATTCGTATATGGGCGTGGTGGTGAAGAAGTGCTCTACTTCCGACAACACGGGGTCGAATCGACTGTCATCCCTGGTATCTCCTCCGCTCTCGCCGCGCCGCTCATGATGGGTATCCCTGTCACTCAACGCGGTGTTGCGGAGTCTCTTGTTCTCTGTACTGGTGTGGGCAGGCAAGGGAAAGCTGTCCAATTACCAGGCTACGTCAAATCCAGAACCCTCGTCATGCTCATGGGCGTTGCGCGTATCTCTCAAATCATTGAGGTTCTCACGTCCTCCAATGCCGCCGGACGAGATGGTGCCGCTTACCCGCCCCATTTGCCCATCGCCGTTATTGAACGCGCTTCCTCCCCTGATCAGCGCGTAATTCTCTCGACGCTTGAGAAGATTCAGCCGGCGTTGAAGCAGGTGGATGAGAGACCGCCAGGGATGATGCTTGTGGGCTGGGCAGCATTAGCTTTAGAAGGGGAGGGGAGAGTGGACGTACTTGACAGGGCGGAAGACTGTGAGGTTGAGATGGTGGAGAGCTGGCTTGCAGAGGGACAGGAGGGTGAAATAAAGGGATGGAAAATAAGGGAGGGTTTGAACGACGAGTGGAGAGGAATTTTGAATGGGATCATATAG
- a CDS encoding Mitochondrial morphology protein, putative; Mam3p (Similar to TIGR gene model, INSD accession AAW46675.1; Similar to hemolysins), producing MVEDNHNEPPPPNIPTPTLPQSATTYTALARSTTVDSEAELADEEEGDHRPFAPHTSTIDEHLTVFYQDATVERHVGRVRRSFAPLTLLPIIALAFIPIASATNLDPYTSCPALPQKSTPILSATGYIFNHVADFVGLHDSLVGQHAANVKRSLDNTAIVEACMVPVLVLLSGMFAGLTLGYFSVDQTQLQVLAISGTPKHQEYARLIMPVRKDSHLLLTTLILGNMIVNEALPVVMDGLLSGVISVVVSTAMVVIFAEIIPQSICSRYGLLIGARMAWPVRIMMWVAYPIAWPIAKLLEWILGAHHGIIYRRGELRELIKMHAAGGEGGGDLDFDTVQITQGALDLARKTVKDSMTPIEQVFMLPIEAKLDYETLGHVVKSGHSRIPVYQMVEVPDIDLSTPPIGPTKTKMVKKVLGSLLVKSCVLLDPEDATPLASIPINAIPSIPFDEPLTNMLNVFQEGRSHMAIVSRHVRRVGPVDPEDAQSVMTAAAGGLRQRFFRKVAGISGNRSSSDNDSSASGEEDLEKGEVRKKKKRRRKKAEKHDRAGSSSSDDHNAIRPTSNDVDDLTEAGEIKRMAKEVQEAEMKQQRGKESKKGSLVQAAKLTQLEQSVPADAQLSNDAVKNFFDGLEGAPLGIITLEDVLEELIGEEIYDEYDEHGVPRSAASAFVPLEAMLAARKAALARQELAVAQSTPLPHVNDADFEQVVTAPTPGAGRRVMARIQIPKFSLKKPPSQPGKLRTEHLGANETPAATPPVGPPGYSNRPDEKSTYSAQVVTTPAELDEQTLACAQSDNRLINHRLCTPPDSGAATTASPEPQHSSSTPVLASAVPTRLLTAGATASTPTAMPASQQSSLLNEAIFIERERRRMAASHPGQVRGQSSGPILPSPRQLTPPISVSNFGIQVTGVNGERVEGQGIVSPQPIPAQRKKVPKFKSVPTPVATPSSGVDPVTGSKSSSKGEKE from the exons ATGGTCGAAGATAACCATAACGAACCTCCGCCGCCCAATATACCGACGCCTACTTTGCCACAATCAGCAACAACATACACAGCTTTAGCGCGCTCCACCACTGTAGATAGTGAGGCAGAGCTTGCtgacgaggaagaaggagatcATAGACCCTTCGCCCCACATACTTCAACTATTGACGAGCATCTAACTGTCTTCTATCAAGATGCAACTGTTGAGCGCCATGTTGGTCGTGTACGCCGAAGTTTTGCGCCACTGACACTCCTTCCCATCATCGCCCTTGCATTCATTCCTATTGCATCCGCGACCAATCTAGATCCTTACACTTCATGTCCAGCACTTCCTCAGAAGAGTACCCCAATTCTCTCTGCAACAGGCTATATCTTCAACCATGTTGCAGATTTTGTCGGCCTCCACGACAGCCTTGTTGGCCAGCACGCCGCGAACGTCAAGAGGAGTCTCGACAATACTGCTATCGTTGAAGCTTGTATGGTACCCGTGCTCGTATTGTTGAGTGGTATGTTTGCGGGTTTGACCCTTGG TTACTTTTCTGTGGATCAAACTCAGCTGCAAGTGCTTGCTATTTCAGGGACACCCAAGCACCAAGAGTACGCTAGGCTCATCATGCCAGTCCG AAAAGACTCACACTTGCTTCTTACCACTTTAATTCTCGGTAACATGATTGTTAACGAGGCGTTGCCTGTCGTCATGGACGGCCTTTTGAGTGGTGTCATATCCGTCGTTGTCAGCACCGCAATGGTTGTCAT TTTTGCGGAGATTATTCCTCAATCAATTTGTTCCCGATATGGTTTGCTCATTGGTGCCCGTATGGCCTGGCCAGTCCGTATCATGATGTGGGTTGCTTATCCCATCGCATGGCCAATCGCCAAACTCCTTGAATGGATTCTTGGTGCACACCACGGTATCATCTACCGTCGAGGCGAACTTCGCGAACTCATCAAGATGCACGCCGCCGGCGGTGAAGGTGGTGGTGACTTAGATTTCGACACTGTACAAATCACTCAAGGCGCTTTGGACCTTGCTCGAAAAACGGTCAAGGATTCCATGACTCCCATTGAACAAGTGTTTATGCTTCCTATCGAGGCAAAACTCGATTATGAGACATTGGGGCATGTTGTGAAATCCGGTCACTCGCGTATTCCGGTCTACCAGATGGTTGAAGTTCCTGATATTGATCTTTCAACTCCTCCCATTGGTCCCACGAAGACAAAAATGGTCAAGAAAGTTCTGGGGAGCTTGCTTGTCAAGAGTTGTGTTCTGCTGGACCCTGAAG ACGCTACTCCTCTTGCGTCTATCCCCATCAACGCCATCCCTTCTATCCCATTCGATGAGCCCTTGACCAACATGCTCAACGTCTTCCAGGAAGGTCGCTCACATATGGCCATCGTCTCTCGTCATGTCCGGCGTGTCGGACCTGTCGATCCCGAAGATGCTCAGTCTGTCATGACCGCCGCTGCTGGTGGCCTTCGTCAACGATTCTTCCGAAAGGTTGCTGGGATTTCTGGTAACCGATCATCTTCGGACAACGACTCTTCTGCTTCTGGAGAGGAAGATCTCGAGAAGGGAGAAGtaagaaagaaaaagaagcGAAGGCGCAAGAAGGCCGAGAAACATGATCGAGCTGGCAGTAGTAGTTCCGACGATCACAATGCCATCAGACCCACTTCTAATGATGTTGATGATCTTACGGAAGCCGGTGAAATTAAGCGTATGGCAAAGGAAGTGCAAGAAGCAGAAATGAAGCAACAGCGGGGGAAAGAGAGCAAAAAAGGATCTCTCGTTCAAGCCGCCAAGTTGACTCAGCTGGAGCAAAGTGTTCCCGCCGATGCTCAGTTGTCCAATGACGCCGTGAAAAACTTTTTCGACGGTTTAGAAGGCGCACCGTTGGGTATTATAACGCTTGAGGATGTCTTGGAAGAGCTTATTGGAGAGGAGATTTATGACGA GTACGATGAACATGGAGTGCCTCGTTCAGCAGCATCCGCTTTTGTCCCTCTTGAAGCTATGCTCGCCGCTCGAAAAGCTGCTCTCGCTCGTCAAGAACTTGCTGTTGCTCAATCTacacctcttcctcatgTTAACGATGCCGATTTCGAGCAAGTTGTTACCGCACCTACTCCCGGTGCTGGTCGACGGGTCATGGCGAGGATTCAGATTCCCAAGTTTTCGTTGAAGAAGCCCCCTTCTCAACCGGGAAAACTTAGAACGGAGCATTTGGGTGCCAATGAAACGCCTGCGGCTACTCCCCCAGTCGGTCCACCTGGTTATTCCAATCGACCCGACGAGAAGTCCACATACAGCGCTCAAGTTGTCACAACCCCTGCTGAATTGGATGAACAAACCTTAGCCTGTGCGCAGTCAGATAACAGGCTTATTAACCACCGTCTCTGTACTCCGCCTGACTCTGGTGCCGCCACCACGGCTTCGCCTGAGCCCCAACACAGCTCATCAACTCCAGTCCTTGCATCTGCAGTACCCACTCGGCTCCTTACCGCTGGAGCTACCGCTTCAACCCCAACTGCCATGCCAGCATCACAGCAATCAAGCTTGTTGAATGAAGCAATCTTCATTGAGCGTGAACGAAGGCGTATGGCCGCGTCTCACCCGGGTCAAGTACGAGGTCAAAGTTCTGGCCCTATCCTACCTTCTCCTAGGCAACTTACCCCGCCGATTTCCGTTTCTAATTTTGGTATCCAAGTGACGGGAGTAAATGGAGAGAGAGTTGAAGGGCAAGGGATTGTATCGCCCCAGCCCATACCGGCGCAACGGAAGAAGGTCCCCAAGTTCAAGAGTGTACCAACGCCTGTTGCTACGCCGTCTTCTGGCGTCGATCCTGTCACCGGAAGCAAGAGTAGCAGTaaaggggaaaaggagTAA
- a CDS encoding Hypothetical Protein (Similar to TIGR gene model, INSD accession AAW46672.1) has product MTTIDSKIAIIGAGVFGLSTSLHLKKNGYKNVTIYDYQPYDVNAYDPSKGCDGASADVNKIYRCSYGDETEYQDLAFSGRPIWLEWNKKITETPAEQLPPGLTPEDQPFIPCGFLRISNGEQLSEYDQMCLDELEKAGLRHHQHVIKDTADMDCLAEKEAEDPSTNYSIKAASLKNLEGGRLTGFFDTSAGFTVADKACAWARYLAEKEGVKFVLGPETGKLDELLVQGEGEDKKVVGLKTVDGVKHGTDVVVVACGGWTPSVVPEVEGLLETTAGSVCTIQLPKERHDLWEKFSPERFPVWAYGLTGHYSPEYGGFYGFPRTKDGKIKIGYRGRKWTNYQKHPKTGRELSVPKTKYTTDKAENLPKKAIDNIKKAVGEIFPELRPIGITDTRLCWYTDSIDNSFVIDYVPGYSDSLFVASGGSGHGFKFLPVLGKHVVNALEKKPDQFTPLWHWRSVAPGEHANGLEEGKGSGRNLASLEIADKVDWKWEDGVGEIAEKIEKL; this is encoded by the exons ATGACAACTATCGATAGCAAAATTGCGATCATCGGGGCAG GCGTTTTTGGTCTTTCTACCTCTCTCCATCTAAAGAAGAATGGCTACAAGAACGTCACTATCTACGATTATCAGCCATACGATGTCAACGCCTACGATCCCAGTAAAGGATGTGATGGAGCAAGTGCAGATGTAAACAAGATCTACCGATGCTCATA TGGTGACGAAACTGAGTATCAAGACCTCGCCTTTTCTGGGAGACCCATCTGGCTCGAATGGAATAAAAAGATCACAGAGACTCCTGCTGAGCAACTTCCCCCGGGGTTGACTCCTGAGGATCAGCCTTTCATTCCATGTGGTTTCCTCAGAATATCAAATGGAGAACAACTCTCAGAGTACGACCAGATGTGCTTGGATGAGCTTGAGAAGGCGGGGCTTCGACACCATCAACATGTCATC AAAGATACGGCTGATATGGACTGCTTAGCTGAGAAGGAGGCCGAGGATCCCTCGACAAATTATTCTATCAAAGCAGCCTCGCTCAAGAACCTCGAAGGTGGTCGGCTTACTGGGTTTTTCGACACTTCTGCTGGATTCACAGTCGCCGATAAGGCATGTGCTTGGGCTCGATATCTCGCTGAGAAGGAAGGTGTCAAATTTGTACTTGGGCCGGAGACGGGCAAATTGGACGAGCTTTTGGTTCAAGGTGAAGGGGAGGATAAAAAGGTTGTGGGGTTGAAGACGGTTGATGGAGTGAAGCATGGGACGGATGTGGTCGTCGTTGCTT GTGGTGGATGGACTCCCAGTGTTGTGCCTGAAGTCGAAGGTTTGCTCGAAACTACCGCCGGGTCTGTCTGTACCATCCAGCTTCCAAAAGAGCGCCATGACCTTTGGGAGAAG TTCTCTCCTGAAAGATTCCCAGTTTGGGCATACGGTTTGACCGGTCACTATAGTCCGGAATACGGAGGCTTCTACGGTTTCCCTCGCACTAAGGACGGGAAGATCAAGATTGGCT ACCGTGGACGCAAATGGACCAACTATCAAAAGCACCCCAAAACAGGGAG GGAGCTCTCGGTGCCGAAGACAAAGTATACCACAGATAAAGCAGAGAACCTTCCCAAAAAAGCTATCGACAACATCAAGAAAGCTGTTGGCGAGATCTTCCCAGAACTCAGGCCGATCGGTATAACTGATACCCGTTTGTGCTGGTACACGGACAGTATCGACAATTCGTTCGTGATCGACTACGTTCCAGGTTATTCAGACAGTTTGTTTGTAGCTTCTGGTGGTTCGGGACATGGATTCAAGTTCCTCCCTGTTTTAGGCAAA CATGTTGTAAATGCTCTTGAAAAGAAACCGGACCAATTCACTCCTCTTTGGCACTGGCGATCAGTTGCTCCCGGTGAGCACGCCAACGGTttggaggaagggaagggtTCGGGAAGGAACTTAGCGAGTCTTGAGATTGCTGATAAGGTAGACTGGAAGTGGGAAGATGGAGTTGGTGAGATTGCTGAGAAGATTGAGAAGCTGTAG